In a genomic window of Streptococcus oralis:
- a CDS encoding RpiB/LacA/LacB family sugar-phosphate isomerase, with amino-acid sequence MKIALINENSQASKNHIIYDSLKEATDKKGYQLFNYGMRGEEGENPLTYVQNGLMAAILLNTKAVDFVVTGCGTGVGAMLALNSFPGVVCGLAVDPTDAYLYSQINGGNALSIPYAKGFGWGAELTLKLMFERLFAEEMGGGYPRERVIPEQRNARILNEVKQITHNDLITILKTIDQDFLKDTISGKYFQEYFFENCQDDEVAAYLKEVLAK; translated from the coding sequence ATGAAAATCGCATTAATCAATGAAAATAGTCAGGCTAGCAAGAATCACATTATTTACGATAGTCTGAAAGAAGCAACAGATAAAAAAGGCTACCAATTATTTAACTATGGTATGCGTGGAGAAGAAGGTGAAAATCCATTAACATACGTACAAAACGGACTAATGGCTGCTATCCTTTTAAATACAAAAGCAGTCGACTTTGTTGTTACCGGCTGTGGTACAGGTGTAGGGGCTATGCTTGCTTTGAACAGCTTCCCGGGTGTTGTCTGTGGTCTAGCAGTGGACCCAACTGACGCTTACCTTTATTCTCAAATCAATGGTGGTAACGCCTTGTCTATCCCTTATGCCAAAGGATTTGGCTGGGGGGCAGAACTGACCCTCAAATTGATGTTTGAACGCTTATTTGCTGAAGAAATGGGCGGTGGCTACCCAAGAGAACGTGTAATCCCTGAACAACGCAACGCTCGTATCTTAAACGAGGTGAAACAAATCACCCACAATGATTTGATAACCATCCTTAAAACAATCGACCAAGACTTCCTCAAAGACACCATCTCTGGCAAATACTTCCAAGAATACTTCTTTGAAAACTGCCAAGATGATGAAGTCGCTGCTTATTTGAAAGAAGTATTAGCCAAGTAA
- a CDS encoding PTS sugar transporter subunit IIA produces MKIVLVGHGHFATGIYSSLQLIAGDQENVEAIDFVEGMSADELKQKILLAISTEEEVLILSDLLGGTPFKVSSTIMGENPAKTMNVLSGLNLAMLMEAVFARMAHSFDEVVNKSVVAAQGGVVNGKELFSTDAEAEEEDFESGI; encoded by the coding sequence ATGAAAATTGTACTTGTAGGGCATGGACATTTTGCCACAGGGATTTATAGTTCTTTACAATTGATTGCAGGCGATCAAGAAAATGTGGAGGCGATTGACTTTGTGGAAGGAATGTCAGCAGATGAACTCAAGCAAAAAATCTTACTTGCAATTTCAACTGAAGAAGAAGTTTTAATCCTAAGTGACCTCTTGGGAGGAACACCATTCAAGGTTTCTTCTACTATAATGGGAGAAAATCCAGCCAAAACAATGAATGTTCTCTCGGGTTTGAACTTAGCCATGTTAATGGAAGCAGTCTTTGCTAGAATGGCTCATAGCTTTGATGAGGTTGTTAATAAATCAGTAGTGGCGGCCCAGGGCGGAGTCGTAAATGGTAAAGAATTGTTTTCAACGGATGCAGAGGCAGAGGAAGAAGATTTCGAATCGGGTATTTAA
- a CDS encoding sugar kinase encodes MTKILLFGEPLIRISPLDATSIGDHVASSTYFGGSEINIACNLQALGISTKVFTALPANEIGDRFITFLKQHQIDTSSIYRLGDRIGLYYLENGFGCRQSEVFYDRKHTSISQIRPNMLDMDSLFQGISHFHFSGITVAIGQEVRTLLLLLLEEAKRRGIIVSMDLNLRTKMISVLEAKYEFSKFARFADYCFGIDPLMIDDQNLEMFPRDRASLKEVENRMQLLKKTYGFKAIFHTLRSSDEQDKNVYQAYALGERFEESVQLKTAVYQRVGSGDAFISGALYQLLHHSSLKTSIDFAVASATLKCTLPGDHLSTPAASIEKLLENAQDIIR; translated from the coding sequence ATGACGAAAATCTTACTGTTTGGCGAACCATTAATTCGAATCTCACCATTAGATGCCACCAGTATCGGCGATCATGTTGCCAGTTCGACTTATTTTGGCGGATCAGAAATTAATATCGCTTGTAATTTGCAAGCCCTGGGTATCTCAACGAAAGTCTTTACCGCACTCCCTGCCAACGAGATTGGAGATCGTTTTATTACATTCTTGAAACAGCACCAAATCGATACCAGTTCAATCTATCGGCTTGGCGATCGAATCGGCCTCTACTATTTGGAGAACGGCTTTGGTTGTCGTCAAAGTGAAGTTTTCTACGATCGTAAGCATACGAGTATCAGCCAGATTCGGCCAAACATGCTAGATATGGATTCTCTCTTTCAGGGGATTAGCCATTTTCATTTTAGTGGAATCACCGTAGCTATCGGTCAAGAGGTTCGTACGCTCCTTCTCCTACTCTTGGAAGAAGCCAAGCGCCGAGGGATTATCGTTTCAATGGATCTCAATCTGAGAACAAAGATGATTTCAGTCCTAGAAGCTAAGTATGAATTTTCTAAGTTTGCTCGTTTCGCTGATTATTGCTTTGGTATTGATCCTCTCATGATTGATGACCAAAATCTAGAGATGTTCCCAAGAGACAGAGCTAGTCTAAAAGAGGTGGAAAATCGCATGCAACTTTTAAAAAAAACCTATGGTTTCAAGGCCATTTTCCATACCCTCCGCTCTAGTGATGAGCAAGACAAAAATGTCTATCAAGCCTATGCTCTGGGAGAACGATTTGAAGAGTCTGTCCAACTAAAAACTGCAGTCTATCAACGAGTTGGTAGCGGGGATGCCTTTATCTCTGGTGCCCTTTACCAACTACTCCATCATTCCTCCCTAAAAACTAGCATTGACTTTGCAGTTGCGAGCGCAACTCTCAAATGTACTCTTCCAGGAGACCATCTCTCCACTCCCGCAGCTAGTATTGAAAAATTACTGGAAAATGCACAAGATATCATTCGTTAG
- a CDS encoding gluconate 5-dehydrogenase, whose amino-acid sequence MTNTSFSIEQFSLKGKVALITGASYGIGFAIAKSYAEAGATIVFNDINQDLVNKGIEAYREVGIEAYGYVCDVTDENGIQAMVKQIEQEVGVIDILVNNAGIIRRVPMCEMSAADFRKVIDIDLNAPFIVSKAVIPSMIKKGHGKIINICSMMSELGRETVSAYAAAKGGLKMLTRNIASEYGGANIQCNGIGPGYIATPQTAPLRELQEDGSRHPFDQFIIAKTPAARWGNPEDLMGPAVFLASDASNFVNGHILYVDGGILAYIGKQPE is encoded by the coding sequence ATGACAAATACATCATTCTCAATTGAGCAGTTTTCTTTAAAAGGAAAAGTCGCTCTCATCACCGGCGCTTCTTATGGAATTGGATTTGCTATTGCCAAATCCTACGCTGAGGCCGGCGCTACTATTGTCTTTAACGATATCAACCAAGACCTGGTCAATAAAGGGATTGAAGCTTATCGTGAAGTTGGCATAGAAGCCTATGGATATGTCTGTGACGTGACAGACGAGAACGGTATCCAAGCCATGGTCAAGCAAATCGAACAAGAGGTTGGTGTCATTGACATCCTCGTTAATAATGCTGGTATTATCCGCCGAGTTCCAATGTGCGAAATGAGCGCCGCTGATTTCCGTAAGGTCATCGATATTGACTTAAACGCACCATTTATCGTTTCAAAGGCAGTTATTCCTTCTATGATAAAGAAAGGGCATGGAAAGATTATCAATATTTGTTCGATGATGAGCGAACTGGGACGTGAAACAGTTAGCGCTTATGCTGCCGCTAAAGGGGGCTTGAAAATGTTGACCCGCAACATTGCGTCTGAATACGGTGGAGCCAATATCCAATGTAACGGAATTGGACCGGGTTATATTGCCACTCCTCAAACAGCACCTCTTCGTGAGTTGCAAGAAGATGGTTCTCGCCACCCATTTGACCAGTTCATCATTGCAAAAACACCTGCTGCACGTTGGGGAAATCCTGAAGATTTGATGGGCCCTGCTGTCTTTCTCGCTAGTGATGCCAGCAATTTTGTCAATGGCCACATCCTATATGTAGATGGCGGTATCTTAGCCTACATCGGAAAACAACCTGAGTAA